One window from the genome of Aeromonas sp. FDAARGOS 1405 encodes:
- the aguA gene encoding agmatine deiminase, with the protein MSIKTINSTPAADGFTMPAEWAHQQAVWMIWPFRPDNWRVAGRFAQETFAKVADAIGGATPVFMGVPAQFMEKARAIMPAHVTLVEMNSDDCWARDTGPTIVTNAAGECRGVDWGFNAWGGHKGGLYYPWNQDEEVAAQMLAQHGMARYDAPLILEGGSIHVDGEGTCLTTAECLLNENRNPHLTKEQIEAHLRDYLGVTSFIWLDEGVYMDETDGHIDNMCCFVRPGEVALHWTDDQNDPQYARSVAALKVLEAAVDAKGRKLKVWKLPQPGPLFCTEEESAGVESGSGVPREAEGRLAGSYVNFLITNDRIVYPLLDAATDGEAQRILEEIFPEHTVVGVPAREILLGGGNIHCITQQIPSGK; encoded by the coding sequence ATGAGCATCAAGACCATTAACTCCACGCCGGCCGCCGACGGCTTCACCATGCCCGCCGAGTGGGCGCACCAGCAGGCCGTCTGGATGATCTGGCCGTTTCGCCCGGACAACTGGCGCGTAGCCGGTCGTTTCGCGCAAGAGACCTTCGCCAAGGTGGCCGATGCTATCGGCGGTGCCACCCCTGTCTTTATGGGGGTTCCGGCCCAGTTTATGGAGAAGGCCCGCGCCATCATGCCCGCCCATGTCACTCTGGTTGAAATGAACAGCGATGACTGCTGGGCCCGCGATACCGGCCCGACCATTGTGACCAACGCTGCCGGCGAGTGCCGTGGGGTGGATTGGGGCTTCAACGCCTGGGGCGGTCACAAGGGCGGTCTCTACTACCCGTGGAATCAGGATGAAGAGGTCGCTGCCCAGATGCTGGCCCAGCACGGCATGGCTCGCTACGACGCGCCGCTGATTCTGGAAGGGGGCTCCATCCATGTCGATGGCGAAGGCACCTGCCTGACCACCGCCGAGTGCCTGCTCAACGAAAACCGCAACCCGCACCTGACCAAAGAGCAGATCGAAGCTCACCTGCGCGACTATCTGGGCGTCACCAGCTTTATCTGGCTGGACGAAGGCGTCTACATGGATGAAACCGACGGCCACATCGACAACATGTGCTGCTTCGTGCGTCCGGGTGAAGTGGCCCTGCACTGGACTGACGATCAGAACGATCCCCAGTACGCCCGCTCCGTAGCCGCTCTCAAGGTGCTGGAAGCGGCGGTCGATGCCAAGGGTCGCAAGCTGAAAGTGTGGAAGCTGCCCCAGCCGGGCCCGCTGTTCTGTACCGAAGAGGAGTCTGCCGGTGTCGAGAGCGGCAGCGGTGTGCCGCGCGAGGCAGAAGGCCGTCTGGCCGGTTCCTACGTGAACTTCCTGATCACCAACGATCGCATCGTCTATCCGCTGCTGGATGCCGCCACCGATGGCGAAGCCCAGCGGATTCTGGAAGAGATCTTCCCGGAGCACACCGTGGTCGGCGTACCGGCCCGCGAGATCCTGCTGGGTGGTGGCAATATCCACTGCATTACTCAGCAGATCCCCTCAGGGAAGTAA
- a CDS encoding amidase, translating to MIEVTEVSIAELRAALESGRTTAVELVKAYLARIEAYNGPETATKLNAVVVANPDALKEAEASDARRARGETLGPLDGIPYTAKDSYLVKGLTAASGSPAFKDLVAQRDAFTVERLRAAGAICLGKTNMPPMANGGMQRGVYGRAESPYNAAYLTAPFASGSSNGAGTATAASFSAFGLAEETWSSGRGPASNNGLCAYTPSRGVISVRGNWPLTPTMDVVVPYARTMNDLLEVLDVVVADDADTRGDLWRMQPWVQLPKASEVRPASYLELAAKADALKGKRLGVPRMFINKDELAGTSENPGIGGPTGQRIHTRETVIALWEDARKALEAAGAEVIEVDFPLVSNCEGDRPGAPTVFNRGIVSPEFLNDELWELSGWAFDDFLRANGDPKLNKLEDADGPKIFPHDPGTLPNREGDLAAGMDEYVNMAKRGLKSWDEIPTVPDGLRGLEKTRKLDLEDWMDGLKLDAVLFPTVADVAPADADVNPASADIAWSNGIWVANGNLAIRHLGVPTVTVPMGVMADIGMPVGLTFAGRAYDDNNLLRFASAFESTGSKRMVPPRTPPLG from the coding sequence ATGATCGAAGTGACCGAGGTTTCCATTGCCGAGCTGCGTGCCGCGCTCGAATCAGGCCGCACTACTGCGGTCGAACTGGTCAAGGCCTATCTGGCCCGTATCGAGGCCTACAACGGCCCCGAGACTGCCACCAAACTCAATGCCGTGGTGGTCGCCAATCCCGATGCGCTGAAAGAAGCCGAGGCTTCCGATGCCCGCCGTGCCCGTGGCGAGACCCTGGGGCCGCTCGACGGCATCCCCTACACCGCCAAAGACAGCTATCTGGTCAAGGGGCTGACCGCCGCCTCCGGCAGCCCGGCCTTCAAGGATCTGGTTGCCCAGCGCGATGCCTTTACCGTTGAGCGCCTGCGTGCCGCCGGTGCCATCTGCCTTGGCAAAACCAATATGCCGCCGATGGCCAATGGCGGCATGCAGCGCGGCGTCTATGGCCGTGCCGAGAGCCCCTACAATGCCGCGTACCTGACCGCGCCGTTTGCCTCCGGCTCCTCCAACGGCGCCGGTACCGCCACCGCCGCCAGCTTCTCCGCCTTTGGTCTGGCGGAAGAGACCTGGTCGAGCGGCCGTGGCCCTGCCTCCAACAACGGCCTGTGCGCCTACACCCCGTCCCGTGGCGTCATCTCGGTGCGCGGCAACTGGCCGCTGACTCCGACCATGGATGTGGTGGTGCCCTATGCCCGCACCATGAACGACCTCTTGGAAGTGCTGGATGTGGTAGTGGCTGACGATGCCGATACCCGTGGCGATCTGTGGCGCATGCAGCCCTGGGTGCAGCTGCCCAAGGCGTCCGAGGTGCGTCCGGCCTCCTATCTGGAGCTCGCTGCCAAGGCCGATGCCCTCAAGGGCAAGCGCCTCGGCGTGCCGCGCATGTTTATCAACAAGGATGAACTGGCCGGCACCAGCGAAAACCCCGGCATCGGCGGCCCGACCGGTCAGCGCATCCATACCCGCGAGACCGTGATTGCCCTCTGGGAAGATGCGCGCAAGGCGCTGGAAGCCGCTGGCGCCGAAGTCATCGAAGTGGACTTCCCGCTGGTCTCCAACTGCGAAGGGGACCGACCCGGCGCGCCGACCGTGTTCAATCGCGGCATCGTGAGCCCGGAGTTTCTCAACGACGAACTGTGGGAGCTCTCCGGCTGGGCGTTCGACGACTTCCTGCGCGCCAACGGCGATCCCAAGTTGAACAAGCTTGAGGATGCAGATGGGCCGAAGATCTTCCCCCACGATCCGGGCACCCTGCCGAACCGCGAGGGCGATCTGGCAGCGGGCATGGACGAGTACGTCAATATGGCCAAGCGCGGCCTGAAATCCTGGGACGAGATCCCCACAGTGCCGGATGGCCTGCGTGGTCTGGAGAAGACTCGCAAGCTCGACCTGGAGGACTGGATGGACGGGCTCAAGCTCGACGCCGTGCTGTTCCCGACCGTCGCCGACGTCGCCCCGGCTGATGCGGATGTGAATCCGGCCTCCGCCGATATCGCCTGGAGCAACGGCATCTGGGTGGCCAACGGCAACCTCGCCATTCGCCACCTCGGCGTGCCGACCGTCACCGTCCCCATGGGCGTGATGGCCGATATCGGTATGCCGGTAGGCCTGACCTTCGCCGGTCGCGCCTATGACGACAACAACCTGCTGCGCTTCGCCTCGGCCTTCGAGTCCACCGGCAGCAAGCGTATGGTGCCGCCGCGCACGCCGCCGTTGGGGTGA
- a CDS encoding CphA family subclass B2 metallo-beta-lactamase gives MMKGWMKCGLAGAVVLMASFWGGSVRAAGISLKQVSGPVYVVEDNYYVKENSMVYFGAKGVTVVGATWTPDTARELHKLIKRVSSKPVLEVINTNYHTDRAGGNAYWKSIGAKVVATRQTRDLMKSDWAEIVAFTRKGLPEYPDLPLVLPNVVHDGDFTLQEGKVRAFYAGPAHTPDGIFVYFPDEQVLYGNCILKEKLGNLSFANVKEYPQTIERLKAMKLPIKTVIGGHDSPLHGPELIDHYEELIKAVPQS, from the coding sequence ATGATGAAAGGTTGGATGAAGTGCGGGTTGGCCGGAGCCGTGGTGCTGATGGCGAGTTTCTGGGGGGGCAGCGTGCGGGCGGCGGGGATCTCCCTCAAACAGGTGAGCGGCCCTGTCTATGTGGTGGAGGACAACTACTACGTCAAAGAGAACTCCATGGTCTATTTCGGGGCCAAGGGGGTGACTGTGGTGGGGGCGACCTGGACGCCGGATACCGCCCGCGAGCTGCACAAGCTCATTAAACGGGTCAGCAGCAAGCCGGTGCTGGAGGTGATCAACACCAACTACCACACCGACCGGGCGGGCGGTAACGCCTACTGGAAGTCCATCGGGGCCAAGGTGGTGGCGACCCGCCAGACCCGGGATTTGATGAAGAGCGACTGGGCCGAGATTGTCGCCTTTACCCGCAAGGGGCTGCCGGAGTATCCGGATCTGCCGCTGGTACTGCCGAACGTGGTGCACGATGGCGACTTCACCCTGCAAGAGGGCAAGGTGCGCGCCTTCTACGCGGGCCCGGCCCATACGCCGGACGGCATCTTTGTCTACTTCCCCGATGAGCAGGTGCTCTATGGCAACTGCATCCTCAAGGAGAAGCTGGGCAACCTGAGCTTTGCCAATGTGAAGGAGTATCCGCAGACCATCGAGCGGCTCAAGGCGATGAAGCTGCCGATCAAGACGGTGATCGGCGGTCACGACTCACCGCTGCACGGGCCTGAGCTGATTGATCACTATGAAGAGCTGATCAAGGCGGTTCCGCAGAGCTGA
- a CDS encoding DEAD/DEAH box helicase has translation MSTASFAELALSPRLQQTLTELGYAAPTPIQARAIPVILAGRDLMAGAQTGTGKTAAFVLPLLEQLLAQPQAESPRPIRALVLVPTRELAVQVAESVARYGQGTGLTSTLVYGGVSIAAQVEALQAGVDLLIATPGRLLDHLRQGALSLDSLRHLVFDEADRMLDMGFMDEIKALLKQIPVDRQTLLFSATCDDNLFALCKVLLRDPELIEVTPRNTTAAEVEQRVYTVDSDRKLALVEHMLKVKRWAPALIFSRTRQGADKLAQQLGKTGINALAFHGDLSQSAREKVLLEFRTGTLQALVATDVAARGLDITDLNYVINLEFPFVAEDYVHRIGRTGRAGNKGLAITLFSPEDAPLLEKVEAVLDTRLPQQWFPGFEPDLTRFEPEPRRNSKAAQKQRARKQALAGNKGGKGKR, from the coding sequence ATGTCCACAGCCTCCTTTGCCGAACTGGCCCTCTCCCCCCGTCTGCAGCAGACCCTGACCGAGCTCGGCTATGCCGCCCCCACCCCCATTCAGGCTCGTGCCATCCCGGTCATTCTGGCAGGGCGGGATCTGATGGCGGGGGCCCAGACCGGCACCGGCAAAACCGCCGCCTTTGTGCTGCCGCTGCTGGAGCAGTTGCTGGCGCAGCCGCAAGCAGAATCCCCGCGCCCAATCCGTGCGCTGGTGCTGGTGCCGACCCGCGAGCTGGCGGTGCAGGTCGCCGAGAGCGTCGCGCGCTACGGCCAGGGGACAGGTCTCACCAGCACGCTGGTCTACGGCGGGGTGAGCATCGCGGCGCAGGTAGAGGCGCTTCAAGCCGGGGTGGATCTGCTGATCGCCACCCCGGGCCGTTTGCTCGATCATCTGCGTCAGGGGGCCTTGAGCCTGGATAGCCTGCGCCATCTGGTGTTTGACGAGGCCGATCGCATGCTCGACATGGGCTTTATGGACGAGATCAAGGCGCTGCTCAAACAGATCCCGGTGGATCGCCAAACCCTGCTCTTCTCCGCCACCTGCGACGACAACCTGTTTGCCCTCTGCAAGGTGCTGCTGCGCGACCCCGAGTTGATTGAAGTTACACCGCGCAACACCACGGCGGCCGAGGTGGAGCAGCGGGTCTACACGGTGGACAGCGATCGCAAGCTGGCGCTGGTCGAACACATGCTGAAAGTGAAAAGGTGGGCACCGGCGCTTATCTTCAGCCGCACCCGTCAGGGGGCGGACAAACTGGCCCAGCAGCTTGGCAAGACGGGCATCAATGCGCTGGCCTTCCACGGCGATCTGTCGCAAAGTGCGCGGGAGAAGGTGCTGCTGGAGTTTCGCACCGGCACCTTGCAGGCGCTGGTCGCCACCGACGTGGCGGCCCGCGGCCTCGATATCACGGATCTCAACTATGTGATTAACCTCGAGTTCCCGTTTGTGGCCGAGGATTACGTCCACCGTATCGGTCGCACAGGCCGTGCCGGCAACAAGGGGCTCGCCATCACCCTGTTCAGTCCGGAAGATGCCCCCCTGTTGGAGAAGGTGGAAGCTGTGCTCGACACCCGTTTGCCCCAGCAGTGGTTTCCGGGCTTTGAGCCAGATCTCACCCGCTTCGAGCCCGAGCCGCGTCGCAACAGCAAGGCGGCTCAGAAGCAGCGCGCCAGAAAGCAGGCCCTCGCTGGCAACAAGGGTGGCAAGGGCAAGCGTTAA
- a CDS encoding DASS family sodium-coupled anion symporter, with protein sequence MKKLTLAQLAALVTVLLAIVCWQLPAPAGLAPAAYHTAILFIATILVIVTNIAPTGYIAILSLGLYAVLHAGGEATPKAAIEGALVDFNHPLIWLIVIAFMIASAFAKTGLGKRIALLLLSRFGQSTLRSAYCLAVADFILAPATPSNTARAAIVAPIADSLAKTINKDDRKLGQFLLSSVSAMNDASAVAFSTGFAGNLALVGIAASVAGLTVGFREWALYLLPPAIGLLLIMPLVLYMVIRPETRDTPDAPRFAREELAKMGPLSRHEKSLLGVFVGLVVLWVGGSNLGLDATTVAFLGLAALLLLGVLNWNDVKGNSAAFDTLIWFSVLMGMADNLKRVGFTGWLGDELSGFMHSTLGGLGTIPMLLVVMGLYLFTSYAFASATAKVVALAPVIAGALLAVGVPAELAIFSIAAITNVGCNLATYSHARIPLLMGMGYHTSAEWMRIGLVIAIVGFAVVMSIGLTWWQWLI encoded by the coding sequence ATGAAAAAACTCACTCTCGCCCAGCTCGCCGCACTCGTGACCGTGCTGCTGGCTATCGTCTGCTGGCAGCTGCCAGCCCCGGCCGGACTGGCACCGGCGGCCTACCACACCGCCATTCTGTTTATCGCCACCATTCTGGTCATCGTCACCAACATAGCGCCGACCGGCTATATCGCCATCCTCTCCCTCGGGCTCTACGCCGTGCTCCATGCCGGTGGCGAAGCGACCCCCAAGGCGGCCATCGAAGGGGCGCTGGTCGACTTCAACCACCCGCTGATCTGGCTTATCGTCATCGCCTTCATGATTGCCAGCGCCTTTGCCAAGACCGGCCTTGGCAAGCGGATCGCCCTGCTGCTGCTCAGCCGCTTTGGCCAGTCCACCCTGCGCTCCGCCTACTGTCTGGCGGTTGCCGACTTTATTCTGGCCCCCGCCACCCCGAGCAACACGGCCCGCGCCGCCATCGTCGCCCCCATTGCCGACTCGCTGGCCAAGACCATCAACAAGGATGACCGCAAGCTGGGGCAGTTCCTGCTCTCCAGCGTCAGCGCCATGAACGACGCCTCGGCGGTCGCCTTCAGCACCGGCTTTGCCGGCAATCTGGCGCTGGTCGGCATTGCCGCCAGCGTCGCCGGGCTGACGGTCGGCTTTCGCGAATGGGCGCTCTATCTGCTGCCGCCCGCCATCGGTCTGCTGCTGATCATGCCGCTGGTGCTCTATATGGTGATCCGCCCCGAGACCCGCGACACGCCGGATGCCCCCCGCTTCGCCCGCGAGGAGCTGGCCAAAATGGGCCCCCTCTCCCGCCATGAGAAAAGCCTGCTCGGGGTCTTTGTCGGTCTGGTGGTGCTCTGGGTCGGCGGCAGCAATCTGGGGCTGGATGCCACCACGGTCGCCTTTCTCGGTCTGGCCGCCCTGCTGCTGCTCGGGGTGCTGAACTGGAACGATGTGAAGGGCAACAGCGCCGCCTTCGATACCCTGATCTGGTTCAGCGTGCTGATGGGGATGGCCGACAACCTGAAACGGGTCGGCTTTACCGGCTGGCTGGGGGATGAACTCTCCGGCTTTATGCACAGCACCCTCGGCGGGCTCGGCACCATTCCCATGCTGCTGGTGGTGATGGGGCTCTACCTCTTTACCTCCTACGCTTTCGCCTCGGCCACCGCCAAGGTGGTGGCGCTGGCGCCGGTCATTGCCGGGGCCCTGCTGGCGGTCGGCGTACCTGCCGAGCTAGCCATCTTCAGCATCGCCGCCATCACCAACGTCGGCTGCAACCTCGCCACCTACTCCCACGCCCGCATCCCGCTGCTGATGGGGATGGGCTATCACACCAGCGCGGAGTGGATGCGCATCGGTCTGGTGATCGCCATCGTGGGCTTTGCCGTGGTGATGAGCATCGGCCTCACCTGGTGGCAGTGGCTGATCTGA